A region from the Desulfoglaeba alkanexedens ALDC genome encodes:
- a CDS encoding GatB/YqeY domain-containing protein encodes MTLKEQIEGALKDAIRSRDETRRNALRMLLTAMKNKEKEVRRELETAEIRQLIGAAMKQRREAAELYRKGGREDLASVEERESEVLREFLPEPLSREALEALVDEVIREVGAAGPKDMGKVMQAIMPKVAGRAEGKAVNDCVRRRLTS; translated from the coding sequence ATGACACTCAAAGAACAGATTGAAGGCGCTCTGAAGGACGCCATCCGAAGCAGGGACGAAACCCGCCGAAACGCCCTCCGGATGCTGCTCACCGCCATGAAGAACAAGGAAAAGGAAGTGCGCCGAGAGCTGGAGACCGCTGAAATCCGCCAGCTCATCGGGGCGGCCATGAAGCAGCGGCGTGAAGCGGCCGAACTCTATCGGAAAGGGGGACGCGAAGACTTGGCGTCCGTGGAAGAAAGGGAGTCGGAGGTCCTCCGGGAATTTCTGCCGGAACCGCTGAGCCGGGAAGCCCTGGAGGCGCTGGTGGATGAAGTGATCCGGGAAGTGGGGGCCGCCGGGCCCAAGGACATGGGCAAGGTGATGCAGGCGATCATGCCCAAGGTGGCCGGCCGCGCCGAAGGAAAAGCTGTGAACGACTGTGTACGGCGCCGCTTGACGTCCTGA
- the hisA gene encoding 1-(5-phosphoribosyl)-5-[(5-phosphoribosylamino)methylideneamino]imidazole-4-carboxamide isomerase, with the protein MIVFPAIDLKDGHCVRLMQGDPDRMTVYGKDPVAMAKHFESEGAAWLHVVDLDGAFSRRPQNRDAIQRMVAAVRIPVQVGGGIRNLETVEWYLETGVARVILGTAALRQPQLLESACDRFPRRIALGIDARGGKVAIEGWKETTATEAVELARRFEHLALAAVIYTDIQRDGMQTGVNIVQTRRLLESTGLPVIASGGVATLEDIRALLPLIPLGLEGVITGRALYTGTLSLREALELVRNA; encoded by the coding sequence ATGATCGTTTTTCCCGCCATCGACCTCAAGGACGGACACTGCGTGCGCCTCATGCAAGGCGACCCCGATCGGATGACCGTCTACGGAAAAGACCCTGTGGCCATGGCCAAGCACTTCGAATCGGAAGGCGCCGCGTGGCTCCACGTGGTGGACCTGGACGGCGCTTTCAGCCGGAGGCCCCAAAACCGTGACGCCATCCAGCGCATGGTGGCGGCCGTCCGCATTCCGGTACAGGTAGGCGGCGGCATTCGAAACCTGGAGACCGTCGAATGGTACCTGGAAACGGGCGTTGCGCGGGTGATCCTGGGCACCGCGGCCCTCCGGCAGCCTCAGCTCCTGGAAAGCGCCTGCGATCGCTTTCCCCGGCGCATCGCGCTCGGGATCGACGCACGAGGCGGCAAGGTCGCCATCGAAGGATGGAAGGAAACGACGGCGACCGAGGCCGTGGAACTGGCCCGGCGGTTCGAACACCTGGCGCTCGCTGCCGTCATTTACACGGACATTCAGCGTGACGGCATGCAAACGGGCGTCAACATCGTACAGACCAGGCGGCTGCTCGAAAGCACGGGCCTTCCGGTCATCGCTTCCGGGGGCGTGGCGACGCTGGAAGACATCCGCGCCCTGCTCCCGCTGATCCCTCTGGGTCTCGAAGGCGTGATCACCGGGCGAGCCCTTTACACCGGCACGTTGAGCCTCCGCGAGGCCCTGGAACTTGTTCGAAACGCCTGA
- a CDS encoding acyl-CoA thioesterase, with product MAAQAIIRVLYGDTDAMGVAYYGNYMRWFEAGRNEWFRSSGTVYRELEARGVFLPVIEAHCNYRKPAFYDDVLTVQTAFQFSGPARLRFDYVILRGEEPLADGHTVHVCVDGDRKVLKPPDFLRDILRSFTNGC from the coding sequence GTGGCGGCTCAAGCCATCATTCGGGTGCTCTACGGCGACACCGATGCCATGGGTGTGGCCTATTACGGCAATTACATGAGGTGGTTTGAAGCGGGCCGGAACGAGTGGTTCCGGAGTTCCGGTACCGTCTATCGGGAACTGGAGGCACGGGGCGTCTTTCTTCCGGTGATCGAAGCCCACTGCAACTACCGGAAGCCGGCCTTTTACGACGATGTCCTGACCGTTCAGACCGCGTTCCAGTTCAGCGGGCCCGCCCGTCTGCGCTTCGATTACGTGATCCTGCGCGGCGAGGAACCGTTGGCCGACGGCCACACCGTTCACGTGTGCGTGGACGGCGACCGAAAGGTGCTCAAGCCCCCCGACTTCCTCCGGGACATCCTCCGGAGCTTCACGAACGGCTGTTGA
- a CDS encoding cofactor-independent phosphoglycerate mutase, whose product MKAPKFIVLVGDGMADYRIDALDGRTPLEAARTPHLDRLAAAGQTGLVRTIPEGMEPGSDIANMSLLGYDPRRYHTGRAPLEAASLGVRLDPQDVAFRCNLVTLLEDDQGVLRMADYAAGHISTEEAREVIATLQERTVEEPLRLYAGVSYRHLLVWRAGRDDLRTTPPHDITGEPVEPHRRVYREEPPLQAFVERASAVLAEHPVNRRRQAEGKRPANGVWLWGQGKAPSLPTLETLYGLRGAMISAVDLLKGLGVYAGLDPIAVPGATGYLDTNYRGKVEAALGALEAGDFVYLHVEAPDEAGHEGSLEKKIQAIEDLDAKVVGPLIAGAARFPDVRILVVSDHLTPVSVRTHVSDPTIFLLASLPLRAGANPSGRTFCEKTAETEGLKLPSGEALFRKFIGR is encoded by the coding sequence GTGAAAGCACCCAAGTTCATCGTCTTGGTCGGTGACGGCATGGCGGATTACCGCATCGACGCCCTCGACGGGCGGACTCCACTGGAAGCGGCCCGCACCCCTCACCTGGACCGACTCGCCGCCGCCGGCCAAACGGGCCTCGTTCGCACCATCCCCGAAGGGATGGAACCCGGAAGCGATATCGCCAACATGAGCCTGCTCGGCTACGATCCCAGGCGCTACCACACCGGGCGGGCGCCCCTGGAAGCCGCCAGCCTGGGAGTGCGGCTCGATCCGCAGGACGTGGCCTTCCGCTGCAACCTGGTGACGCTGCTCGAAGACGACCAAGGCGTGCTGCGCATGGCCGACTATGCGGCCGGCCATATCTCCACGGAAGAAGCCAGGGAAGTGATCGCGACACTTCAGGAGCGCACGGTGGAAGAGCCGCTCCGGCTGTACGCCGGAGTAAGCTACCGGCACCTGCTGGTCTGGCGGGCGGGCCGGGACGACCTGCGGACCACGCCGCCTCACGACATCACCGGGGAACCCGTGGAACCTCACCGCCGAGTATACCGGGAGGAGCCGCCGCTTCAGGCCTTCGTGGAGCGGGCCTCGGCAGTACTGGCCGAACACCCCGTAAACCGGAGGCGGCAAGCGGAGGGAAAGCGGCCGGCCAACGGGGTCTGGCTGTGGGGGCAGGGGAAGGCCCCTTCCCTGCCCACGCTGGAAACCCTGTACGGGCTCCGAGGTGCCATGATTTCCGCCGTGGATCTGCTCAAGGGACTGGGCGTCTACGCGGGTCTGGATCCCATCGCGGTTCCCGGCGCCACGGGTTACCTGGACACCAACTACCGGGGGAAAGTGGAGGCGGCCCTGGGCGCCCTGGAAGCCGGGGATTTCGTCTATCTGCACGTGGAAGCGCCCGACGAAGCGGGCCACGAAGGCAGTCTGGAAAAGAAGATCCAGGCCATCGAAGACCTGGACGCCAAAGTGGTCGGGCCTCTGATCGCAGGGGCCGCGAGATTTCCCGACGTGCGCATCCTGGTGGTTTCCGATCACCTCACCCCGGTTTCGGTCCGCACCCACGTTTCGGATCCCACGATTTTTCTCCTGGCTTCCCTTCCCCTTCGGGCCGGAGCGAACCCGAGCGGGCGGACTTTCTGCGAGAAAACGGCGGAAACCGAAGGCCTCAAGCTGCCTTCCGGGGAAGCGCTCTTCAGGAAATTTATCGGCAGGTAA